The Miscanthus floridulus cultivar M001 chromosome 7, ASM1932011v1, whole genome shotgun sequence genome includes a region encoding these proteins:
- the LOC136462727 gene encoding cell number regulator 11-like — protein sequence MTGEWSVGLCDCFGDFHTCCLTFWCPCVTFGRTAEIVDRGSTSCCMNGTLYYLLATIGCQWLYGCTKRSSMRAQYNLQESPCLDCCVHFWCGPCALCQEYKELEKRGFNMAKGWEGSNKVVGCFQGMTTPPRKQSMCF from the exons ATGACGGGGGAGTGGTCAGTCGGGCTTTGCGACTGCTTTGGAGATTTCCACACCT GTTGCTTGACTTTCTGGTGCCCCTGTGTCACATTTGGCCGCACTGCTGAGATCGTGGACAGAGGCTCCACAT CATGCTGCATGAATGGCACACTGTATTATCTGCTTGCAACAATAGGCTGCCAATGGCTGTATGGTTGTACCAAGCGCTCCTCCATGCGCGCGCAATACAACTTACAAGAATCCCCCTGCTTAGATTGCTGCGTCCACTTCTGGTGCGGCCCTTGCGCGCTCTGCCAGGAGTACAAGGAGCTGGAGAAACGTGGCTTCAACATGGCCAAAG GATGGGAAGGTAGCAACAAGGTGGTGGGGTGTTTTCAAGGGATGACGACACCACCAAGAAAGCAATCCATGTGCTTCTAG